One genomic segment of Desulforamulus reducens MI-1 includes these proteins:
- a CDS encoding pyruvoyl-dependent arginine decarboxylase, whose translation MLPTPKKYFVTAASSEGKSKLTAFDNALLKARIGNVNLLRVSSILPPGCQEDPGMVLPPGSLVPTAYGYIVSNVPGEIISACVGVGINSNDSFGVIMEFSGKCSKEEAEQNITNMVKEAFETRGMELKDIKIASAEHKVEKIGCALAAVPLWY comes from the coding sequence ATGCTACCGACTCCTAAGAAATATTTTGTTACCGCTGCTTCATCCGAAGGAAAAAGTAAACTTACGGCATTTGACAATGCACTACTAAAAGCACGCATCGGCAATGTAAATCTCTTACGAGTGTCCAGCATTCTGCCACCGGGCTGTCAAGAGGACCCCGGCATGGTATTGCCTCCTGGTTCTCTAGTTCCAACTGCCTACGGATACATTGTCAGTAATGTACCAGGTGAGATTATTTCTGCCTGTGTGGGAGTGGGTATTAATTCCAATGATTCCTTCGGAGTTATTATGGAATTCTCGGGTAAATGCAGTAAGGAAGAGGCCGAACAAAACATCACCAATATGGTGAAGGAAGCATTTGAAACCCGAGGGATGGAACTAAAAGATATTAAGATTGCTTCCGCAGAACATAAGGTTGAAAAAATTGGTTGTGCCCTGGCAGCAGTTCCCCTTTGGTATTAG
- the speE gene encoding polyamine aminopropyltransferase, with protein MELWYSERGIVPGLALSVEVSKVLHEEQTDFQHLAVVDTPLCGRMLWLDNIIMTSIKDEFIYHEMISHVALNTHENPKKVLVIGGGDGGAIREIIKHPSVEKAVLVEIDRRVVEVSKEYLPEIACALDDPKVEVHCVDGIQYVRDHKNEFDVILVDSTDPIGPAVGLFEGSFYKNCYDALKEDGIFVAQTESPYYNEELIPKVNKDIRSLYPITNIYLAYVPTYPSGCWTFTMGSKKYDPKAVDFSTRPSYKTRYYNHDVHKAAFALPNFVQELINK; from the coding sequence ATGGAATTATGGTACTCAGAAAGAGGAATAGTCCCCGGATTAGCACTAAGTGTTGAAGTAAGCAAAGTGTTGCACGAAGAGCAAACAGATTTTCAGCATTTGGCAGTTGTGGATACACCCCTTTGTGGTCGTATGCTCTGGTTGGACAACATTATTATGACGAGTATTAAGGATGAATTTATTTATCATGAAATGATTAGCCACGTGGCTTTAAATACTCATGAAAACCCCAAGAAGGTATTAGTTATCGGTGGTGGCGACGGTGGCGCCATTCGTGAAATTATTAAGCACCCCAGTGTTGAGAAGGCTGTGTTGGTGGAGATCGACCGTAGAGTAGTGGAAGTCTCTAAAGAATATCTGCCGGAGATTGCCTGTGCACTGGATGATCCGAAAGTAGAAGTTCACTGCGTGGATGGTATCCAGTATGTAAGGGATCACAAAAATGAATTTGATGTTATTCTTGTGGACTCCACCGATCCTATCGGTCCTGCTGTTGGTTTATTTGAAGGCAGCTTCTATAAGAATTGTTATGACGCATTAAAGGAAGATGGTATCTTTGTTGCTCAAACCGAATCTCCCTATTATAATGAGGAATTGATTCCTAAGGTAAACAAAGATATTCGGTCCCTATATCCTATTACTAACATTTACCTAGCCTATGTGCCTACATATCCCAGTGGCTGCTGGACCTTTACCATGGGTTCCAAGAAATACGATCCCAAGGCGGTAGATTTTAGTACCAGACCCAGCTACAAAACCCGTTACTATAATCATGATGTGCATAAAGCAGCCTTTGCGCTCCCTAATTTTGTACAAGAATTAATTAATAAATAA
- the speB gene encoding agmatinase, translated as MFDLLDRCSGFMGSSQDYSNSSVVLVGAPMDFTVSFRPGTRQGPQSIRQVSIGLEEYSVMLDRDLADYAYYDAGDVAIPFGHVLESLERISKVVGNIVQDDKFPLVLGGEHLVSLPVIEQVVKKHPGLKVLHFDAHADLRQDYMGQTLSHASVMRRVTDLVGSQNIYQFGIRSGTREEFDYARGNTRMYPGKVLEPLKQVLMELSGHPVYITLDIDVVDPAYAPGTGTAEPGGCSSAEILEAIHVLKDLNVVGMDLVEISPVYDHSERTALLGAKLVREAILAFGKPK; from the coding sequence ATGTTTGATCTATTAGATCGATGCAGCGGATTCATGGGTTCCTCCCAGGACTACAGTAATTCCAGCGTAGTCCTGGTGGGAGCACCAATGGATTTTACTGTCAGTTTTCGACCAGGGACTCGTCAGGGGCCCCAATCAATTCGGCAGGTATCCATTGGGTTGGAGGAATACAGTGTGATGCTGGATCGCGATTTGGCTGATTATGCCTATTACGATGCTGGCGATGTTGCCATTCCCTTTGGTCATGTACTGGAAAGCTTAGAACGCATCAGTAAGGTGGTTGGCAATATTGTTCAGGACGATAAATTCCCCCTGGTGCTCGGGGGCGAACACTTAGTCAGCCTGCCAGTGATTGAGCAAGTGGTTAAGAAACACCCTGGACTTAAGGTACTTCACTTTGATGCCCATGCGGACTTACGCCAGGATTACATGGGTCAAACCCTTTCCCACGCTTCCGTCATGCGAAGGGTGACAGATCTGGTGGGCAGCCAGAATATTTACCAGTTTGGCATTCGTTCCGGTACCCGGGAGGAGTTCGACTATGCCCGAGGAAATACCCGCATGTACCCCGGAAAGGTTCTAGAACCTTTAAAACAGGTGCTGATGGAGCTTAGCGGCCATCCGGTGTATATAACCCTGGACATCGATGTGGTGGACCCTGCCTATGCCCCGGGAACCGGTACCGCAGAACCAGGTGGTTGTTCGTCCGCAGAAATTCTGGAAGCTATTCATGTTTTGAAGGATTTAAATGTGGTTGGTATGGACTTGGTGGAGATCAGCCCAGTTTATGACCATTCTGAAAGAACGGCCTTACTGGGGGCGAAGCTAGTCCGAGAAGCAATCTTAGCCTTTGGCAAACCTAAGTAA
- a CDS encoding 4Fe-4S binding protein, producing the protein MKNIALLKRVRRQAITWIVLPAVIGAGWVYPPAGFLLLLCMIGAVGMSFFSGRSWCDWMCPRGAFYDVFFQKFNQGKPVPSWLRSNKLRSFMLGLIFVVLGSQLYLAWGDWYGMGMAFVRLLTITTAVGILLALTVHPRSWCHICPMGTLASWFGKGKMPLFINSDKCTNCGLCTKACPMGLVPNVDENGQLTDPDCIKCGSCVVACNRKVLSFDVPTNDLRKSA; encoded by the coding sequence ATGAAAAACATAGCACTATTAAAACGTGTTCGTAGGCAAGCTATAACTTGGATCGTGTTACCAGCAGTAATTGGAGCCGGTTGGGTCTATCCACCAGCGGGTTTTCTTCTATTATTATGTATGATTGGGGCAGTTGGTATGTCCTTCTTTAGTGGTCGCTCCTGGTGTGACTGGATGTGTCCACGAGGTGCCTTCTATGATGTTTTCTTCCAGAAGTTTAATCAAGGAAAACCAGTTCCCAGTTGGTTGCGATCAAATAAGCTCCGTTCCTTTATGTTAGGTTTAATATTCGTCGTTTTAGGCTCTCAGCTTTACCTTGCTTGGGGCGACTGGTACGGTATGGGTATGGCCTTTGTACGTCTACTGACTATTACCACCGCTGTGGGTATTTTATTGGCCCTAACAGTTCATCCCAGAAGTTGGTGCCATATTTGCCCTATGGGAACATTGGCTAGTTGGTTCGGTAAAGGTAAAATGCCGCTCTTTATCAATAGTGATAAATGCACCAACTGTGGCCTTTGCACCAAAGCCTGCCCAATGGGCCTTGTTCCCAACGTGGATGAAAACGGCCAACTAACAGATCCAGATTGCATTAAGTGCGGCAGCTGTGTAGTAGCCTGCAACCGCAAAGTATTAAGCTTTGATGTGCCTACCAACGATTTAAGAAAATCAGCTTAA
- the dut gene encoding dUTP diphosphatase produces MLETCKRCRYGVEIIRGDYKCEKQEIKIPRDEALYPFRRCELFSFKNCLVKIKKIHENAEIPKKATSESAGFDLHTIESFTIYPGEHKSVRTGLVFELPPSYAMLVYPRSGNAKKHGITLSNAVGVVDSDYRGEVMVLLYNTGDHEVSFQVGDRIAQAIIHALPDIELIECEELSDTKRGKGGFGSTGL; encoded by the coding sequence ATGCTGGAAACCTGTAAACGGTGCCGCTATGGGGTGGAGATTATCCGGGGAGACTACAAATGTGAGAAGCAGGAGATTAAAATTCCCAGAGATGAGGCGTTGTATCCTTTTAGGCGGTGTGAATTGTTTAGTTTTAAAAACTGCCTAGTTAAAATTAAAAAAATACATGAAAATGCAGAAATACCGAAAAAAGCCACTTCAGAGAGTGCTGGTTTTGATTTACATACAATAGAAAGCTTTACTATTTACCCCGGGGAGCATAAATCCGTGAGGACCGGCCTGGTTTTTGAGCTGCCACCTTCCTATGCTATGCTGGTATACCCCCGCAGTGGAAACGCTAAGAAACACGGAATTACATTAAGTAATGCAGTTGGTGTGGTGGACTCTGACTATCGGGGCGAGGTTATGGTACTGCTGTACAATACAGGGGATCACGAGGTATCCTTTCAGGTAGGGGATAGAATTGCCCAGGCGATCATTCATGCATTGCCTGATATAGAATTAATTGAGTGTGAGGAACTCAGTGATACAAAAAGAGGTAAGGGTGGCTTTGGCAGTACTGGTCTATAA